A window from Danio aesculapii chromosome 6, fDanAes4.1, whole genome shotgun sequence encodes these proteins:
- the edem1 gene encoding ER degradation-enhancing alpha-mannosidase-like protein 1, which yields MQWRSIVVGLLVLRVLLNCAVWLVFGLGPSWGFDFPIKFTFNSHKIELFNDGQRATVKTHAWSRHLYDSRNPQAKTCSKISGNSPKKSYLSFFEEGRDEYDRKYSSFPDSLKVKMRAMARDMFYFGYDNYMKFAFPEDELNPIACEGRGPDVLNPSNININDVLGNYSLTLIDTLDTLLVLGNVTEFHRAVKLVIDTVSFDKDSTVQVFEANIRILGSLISAHILLTDPRHPFGDVGLKDYDNELLHLAHDLAVRLLPAFENTSTGIPYPRVNLKKGVPPDSINETCTAGAGSLLVEFGILSRLIGDSTFEWVARRAVKALWKLRSNETGLLGNVVNIQTGQWVGKQSGLGAGMDSFYEYLLKSYILFGEKEDFRMFTAAYESIQSHLRRGREACNEGEGDPPLYVNVNMFNGQIMNTWIDSLQAFFPGLQVLNGDVENAICLHAFYYAIWKRFGALPERYNWQLQAPDVLFYPLRPELVESTYLLYQATKNPFYLHVGMDILESLEKNTKVRCGYATLHHVVDKSKEDRMESFFLSETCKYLYLLFDEDNPLHKSENKYIFTTEGHVVPIDQRFRGKSWEEQFPYEEAKKDPQANISNCDRIPEERRYGLPLKSMYMRQIDHMVGLS from the exons ATGCAATGGAGGTCAATAGTCGTGGGTCTCCTTGTTTTAAGAGTGCTGCTCAATTGCGCGGTGTGGCTCGTGTTTGGACTGGGACCCAGCTGGGGCTTTGACTTCCCCATTAAATTCACGTTCAACTCGCATAAAATTGAACTTTTCAATGATGGCCAAAGAGCCACCGTGAAAACTCACGCCTGGTCGCGGCACCTGTATGACAGCAGAAACCCTCAGGCAAAGACCTGCTCCAAGATCAGCGGGAATTCGCCAAAGAAGTCCTACCTCAGCTTCTTTGAGGAGGGCAGAGATGAGTATGACAGAAAGTACAGCTCCTTCCCGGACTCCCTCAAAGTCAAGATGAGGGCCATGGCGCGGGACATGTTTTATTTCGGATATGATAACTACATGAAGTTTGCCTTTCCAGAGGATGAACTGAACCCTATAGCTTGTGAAGGTCGAGGGCCTGACGTGCTCAATCC GTCAAATATCAACATCAATGATGTTCTTGGAAACTACTCTTTAACTCTCATCGATACTCTTGATACACTGTTG GTCCTTGGAAATGTGACTGAATTTCATCGAGCTGTTAAGTTGGTGATTGATACAGTATCTTTCGACAAGGACTCCACCGTTCAAGTCTTTGAGGCCAACATTAG AATCCTTGGCAGTTTGATCTCAGCCCACATTCTGCTGACTGACCCACGGCACCCGTTTGGAGATGTAGGCCTGAAGGACTATGACAATGAGCTGCTACACCTGGCACATGATCTGGCCGTTCGACTACTACCTGCTTTCGAGAACACTAGCACAGGCATCCCCTATCCAAGG GTGAATTTAAAGAAAGGCGTTCCTCCTGACAGCATCAATGAGACCTGTACGGCAGGGGCAGGCTCTCTGCTCGTGGAGTTTGGTATTCTTAGCCGTCTGATTGGTGACTCTACATTTGAATGGGTAGCCCGGCGGGCTGTTAAAGCTCTGTGGAAATTAAGAAGCAATGAAACTGGCCTATTGG GGAATGTGGTGAATATTCAGACTGGCCAGTGGGTGGGCAAGCAGAGCGGTCTGGGCGCCGGCATGGACTCATTTTATGAGTACCTCCTCAAGTCTTACATCTTGTTTGGAGAGAAGGAAGACTTCAGGATGTTCACTGCAGCTTATGAGAGCATTCAGAGCCACCTGAGAAGAGG AAGAGAGGCGTGTAATGAAGGAGAGGGCGACCCACCACTCTATGTGAATGTGAACATGTTCAATGGACAGATCATGAACACATGGATTGACTCTCTGCAGGCATTCTTCCCTGGACTACAG GTTTTAAATGGAGATGTTGAAAATGCCATTTGCCTTCATGCCTTCTACTATGCAATCTGGAAGCGTTTCGGGGCTCTTCCTGAGAGGTACAACTGGCAGCTTCAGGCCCCAGATGTCCTTTTCTACCCCTTAAGACCTGAACTTGTGGAGTCCACATACCTGCTCTATCAG GCAACCAAGAACCCATTTTATCTTCATGTTGGGATGGACATTCTTGAAAGCCTTGAAAAAAATACCAAAGTGAG GTGCGGTTATGCCACTCTCCATCATGTAGTGGATAAATCCAAAGAAGATCGCATGGAGAGTTTCTTCCTCAGTGAAACCTGCAAATACCTTTACTTG CTCTTTGATGAAGACAACCCTCTGCACAAGTCTGAGAATAAGTACATCTTCACTACAGAAGGCCATGTAGTTCCAATAGATCAGCGTTTCAGGGGGAAAAGTTGGGAAGAGCAGTTCCCATATGAAGAGGCGAAGAAAGACCCCCAAGCCAACATAAGCAAT TGCGACCGGATTCCTGAAGAGAGACGTTATGGCCTTCCGCTAAAGAGCATGTACATGAGGCAAATAGACCACATGGTGGGGCTGTCCTGA